Within the Clarias gariepinus isolate MV-2021 ecotype Netherlands chromosome 27, CGAR_prim_01v2, whole genome shotgun sequence genome, the region TAGATGTGACTCGTCCTCAAACCATCCACGTGGCCGGTCACTGCAAATCctgcccccacacacacacacacatatacacacattagtATATTGTGATAGATTAAACCAGTGCCACAACTAATTAGCGTATCTGATACAAACCGCTCACCGAAATCTACGGCGGTGTCTGGACGTGAAATAGTTAAAGTGAACGCGTTGAGAGGGCAAACTTCAAGTTCGTCATAAACCTGTTTGGACGACAGAATAAACGTTACACGTGGCATGCAgaacacactttacacaccgGATCAGCTGTATCCTGACTGTTATCCCTTATTTACATGAGTACTGACTCGATTAAACAGGATCTGAATGTAACAGCACATTAAGACAGTCCTGAGAATatacgtgtgtgagtgtgtgtgtgtgtgtgtgtgtgtgtgtgtgtggtgtgaagCTCACCAAGTCTGAGTTTGCTGCACTGCTGATCTCCACCTGTGGACCTGAACATCTCTTCAACTGAAGATCATACAGCGCCGGGTCTAGCTGCttcaactacacacacacacacacatgaggagGATCAATATGCATAAGAAGGATTGTTTGGGGATCCATTTCAggcaaaattaattatattgttaATTAACGAGATAAGGATCGTCCCAGCGACGCtttaataaattcttaaaagacGTCCAAGGTCTCCTAGTTAACAGACTCAGAAGGATAATAAAACAGGGCACATAATGAATTATTGATAAGCTTTGGtgtaattaaatcatttaattctTCCCAGCTATCCTTCATGCAGCCCGGGACGGATCGGTGTCGATTCAGAACGGTGTAGATAAGGACGTACTGTGATGAGGCTGTAGCGAGGACATCGGCATTATATTCACTGACAACACAATTGTAATGAAATGAATGCTAACTCCACCTCTATAgaggtccacacacacacacacacacacacactcacacagcctGTTTGCAAAGTAAAGTGTCAACAGATCAGCCGGCTATTGGGACAGCTGTGCAAGCTTCAAAAGGGTGAAAAAGTCCCTCCCCCACTGTTACCCACCCACCCCTTTTCCCCAGTTCCAGGGGATTAAAGGGGGTGAGAACCTCCCCTCACGCATTATGAAGGAGCATTAGCATGTCAGATGGTTCAAGCTGGCACCTGGGCCTGACACAGCATGTGTCTTCTTTAAaagaatgtataaaaaattgATGAGAGAACGAGAAAAATTCAGCTCCATCTGCTAGACAGTCTACAGAAGGTTGACGTTTCATTAAGATTGAAAACTCTACATCACAATGATGCATGCGGTACCTCTGAACTGCTCTGCATCGCCGGATGGCCCAGAGTTCCATCGGAGTGTCCTTCAAATACCTAcgatataaaaacacaaacacacatcaaaaTATATCCAAGGTAACATTCAGGCTTAAAAAAGGAACATGGCCTCTAGAGTTGCATTTAATTAGAAACCATAGAGCTGAGCCAGCTGCTTTTGATACTATTTAGATCCTGGATCGGAACAGAAATGTCCTCTGAGGTTTGCAGAGAAATAATCAAAGGTCTAAATGACACTGTAATTACAGCTTAGAGCGGGCAGGCTAATGTGCCAGCCTCTGTCAGCCTACGAGCAAGAGCCACAGTCTCCCCTCGCCCCAGACGCCCGCCGGGACGGCTCTGAGTCGGCCATCGTCTTCCACAACGCTTCAACCAGGAACCCACTTTAaccacacactgatacaccgcAGCCAGAATCTCAGCCGCATCAAACAACTGATGCACAAACAGAAAACTGCTTATGGAAAGGTTGAAAAGTAAAACacgtagatagatagatggatggatggatagatagatagataaatagatagatagatggatagatggatagatggatagattgaTATTAGATGGAAAATTGGTGAAGTAATAtccatattaaataaatgaatgcatatTTAAATTTGATAGTGGTATTTATAGTTGGACTGGTGGATGGATAAAAACAGATGGAGATGAAggttggatggatagatggaataATAGATATGTGGATGGCTTAGATAGATAGGCCAGCAGATAGCTGAAGACCTTAAATGGTTGAAATGGTTAATGGATTGTTAGAAAAGATGGAGGTATTTACCTAAGACTTTATTGTTGGACTAATGGATGAATGCATGAAGAaggaggatggatggatgattggataaataggtggatggatggacaaaAGGACATGTAAGCAGATGTAGAACTGGACTGATTGAATGAATGGATTGTGAGGATAGTTGGAGCGAATTACTGTTGGATTTATTgactgatggatggatgaatggatagctAAATGGAGAGGtagaatggatggatagatgggtggatggatggaccaATGGGGAAATTAACTGTCATATTAAATAGGGGGATTTATTGATGGAATTTATGGGTGGGCTAATGGATAAATCAGTGTATAGATAAAATAAATGGAGATGtaggatgaatggatggatggatggatggatggatggatggatgaatggatggatggatctaaAGATGAATAAGCTGATAGATGTAAaacttgatttttttgtgtgaatgGATTAGTTGGAGAATGGAGATgtagaatggatggatggatggatggatggatggataggcAGATAAATAAGCAGATAAGCAAAAAACTGGattggttaaataaatagttaagaTTAGTTGGATGGATTTACTGGATTGGACAGTTAAATGGAGAtgcaggatggatggatggatggatagatggacatAACATAAGATGGAGTTACGTTCTATAGATAAGTGCTGACACATGATAACTGTTGTATTGATCAGTGACTGGTATGAAAGAGCACTATCCTGTCGGAGTGATGCGGTGTATCATTTTAACCGTTGCACTGTAGGAGGGTTGGGCACACTGACTCACCTCAACTCTATCCTCATGGCCTTCTGGAAACAATCAGCCTGACTCTACATCCCCCGTTCATCTGTTACCGAAGCTAAAAGCTATAGACTTCAGACGACAGGAGCTCTATCCAGCTGTCTGATATTTAAGCAGACAGTGTGGTTTTACACAAACCTTTTGTTTCTCTGCTGCTCTCCAGCTTGCAGCAATTAAGCACGTGGTTTATGGTAACTCCGCGCCAGAGGGGTGCGTTATTAGGGGTCGTTTGGCCGAGATTACGCTGCTCTGGGTCATTAGCCGGCTGGAAGAGCTGAGTAGTCGCCTCTGATCGCATGTGACTCAGAGAGTGAGCACTGTGTGTAGATTTTAGATCCAGTGATTTGCGTCGAGCTAAAGTAAACAGCAACAGTTTGCCTGCTGTTTGACGTCCGAGCGAGCGTTGACGAGAGCAGCAGGAGTTTGTTTTGCCCGTTGGCGTGAACGTATCAGCATTTGTTAGCCTGACAGCTCAGGATAGCAGGAGTTGTCCAGTGCGAAAGACCGTGAACAAGTCATCTGATCATAACTTGACTTTAATGCGTTTAACCCGACCCTCAAtaaatccagattttttttttacaggaattaCATCATAAGGTATAATGAGACACATTTCAGCATTAGCCATCACTCATTATCGTTCATGTTTGGTATATGTTACAAGAAATAAGCAACCATACCTAAATGATGGAGCTACTGTAAAATATTTGGCAAAATTTCGCAAAGGTTAGCTCTGCCTACTTTATGTTAAAAGATAGAATTTGCTTCAATCATTCAcatatcaaaacatttaaacaacaaGAATGATGGAAAACATGTAGATTCAATCTCTAAGATGTCCCAGTGGGAGTGTTGAGGTAATAAACGAGTAACAATTTGCTCATCATTTTCTCTAAACCCGACCACAGTCTAAAACTTTCAGAGCCCCAAGACACACATTAGTAATGCCTTAGTAATTATCCAGATGCAATTCTGAAGGCTAATCCAAGCAGAGAAAAACAAGTAGGGAGGAACGTCTGTACTGGACTGTAGGTCAAGCCTTCCAAGCAGTGTTACTATGCATTCCAAgaactagctttttttttttatagaaaggtTTAACCAACTGGAATTAAAACAAAGGGGGTTCAGAAACGTGCCACTGGGGCACCGGCCAAGCAGTCACTCATAAAGATCTGTTTATACAGGtgataagggaaaaaaaggtgatcgtcaaatgttttttttttcccccacagttAGAATCAGTGGTTTAAGTCTAAGCTGTGATGCTGCATGGAATCAGGGAAGCATCAGGAACCTCAGGGGTACTGAGTTAAAACTTAAGAAGGTTCAGTTGATAAAATGTTCTTTGAGCTGAGGTTCGAATGTTAGGATTCAGACTCATGAGACTAACAGGTTTGAAACTTCCCACTggaagtataaacatatatgattctgtccattcatctttgaaggttcagttttttATAGTCTACTATGATTAGTCTAAATGGCAGCGCAGTCTGCCATTTAATGTCACCTGTTACGTGTTAAAAGGTTTTCGTGCATTGAATTAGCTTGGCTGCTTTTCTACACATTAATGTGTTTATGTAAGTATTTGGGGTTCAGCCTTACCTGGGACAGAGACTGCCTCTTTTCCCGGTTGCGTCTATTCAAGCTGTCCAGGCCTTTCTGAGAGGAGAAGATTCCTCGCTTGTTCCTTGCAGCCCGAGACTGAGAGCGAGAACGCCTCCTCAGACTGGCCTCATCACGTGTGCACGTCTGTTTACACACAAAATCAAAGATTTCAAGACTATACTCAAcacctacattaaaaaaaaataagtaattgcATACATCAAATTTCTCATATAGTCGATTATGTGTGAATTAGCCCATTAGGTTATTATATCTAGTCACCAAAGCATGGAAAGATGAGACGGAGAAAACACCCAGACGTCCAAGCGCTATCTTCGACTGACGTGACGCGACGGCTAACAAATTCTTGGGGTTGGGCTGCTCGGAACCCTGCAGACTGGCCAGGTAGCAGCGCATGCGGAAAAGCTCCATGTTGAACTTCTCCAGGTTTTGCTCCCACTGCTGGATCTGCACAAATATAACAACATTGACTGGTAACAATTCATCTTACAAATATCTGGGCTAAGTGGGTGCTCTTGATGCCCACTTGTGACAAATTGCAAGGGAAATGTTGTTAGCAGGTCTTAGTATGATTTTTAGATCACCTTATGCAACCAGGACAGTGTTGATGCACCTTGGTTTACGTTCTACAAGTTTTTAGAAATGTTCTGGAAGGATGATCACCATGGTTGTGGCCAGGATCTTTGTGTAAAAGACCACTCTAATTAACAATGTTTCATTGTAGGATAAAAGTAATCAGGCAGAAGGACTTGCATTGATATACAACAGGCAATTCTgagacaccaattagcctagtctgcatgtccttggaccgtgggaggaaaccagaggaaacccaccaagcacgtggaggacatgcaaactccatgcatacagaccaaaggcgggaatcaaacccggaccctggaggtgcaaggcgacagcgctatccacttcGGAACTtcggggccaggggtagctcagtggttaaggcattggactatggttcggaagatcccatgTTCAAACTccccaaccaccaagttgccactgttgggcccttgagcaaggcccttaacccttaactgctcagatgtatatgagataaaaatgtaagtcactctggataagagtggtccccaaatgcctaaatgtaaaactaaacaaaccTTACTAAACATTTAATTCTATAATTCTGTTGGTCTCTGCATGTGTGGGGGAAAAGGTGAAATTCTTggcttgtatatatatatatatatgctattacatagtaatattttttttatgtcttggCAATTATCTCGACATAAGATGGCTTGCAGGtgaatatttaagcaatatctgCACACCATACGATAAAAACTTTACAAACAAAGTGATCATCATGAAACCTCGTGCTTTCTAATTACTGTACACCATGCACCTCCCAAATCTATATGAAAGAAGCATAAAATGGAAAATGTCATCCACGGTCCTGACCTGTCCCTCCACAGCCTTCCTGTTTTTATGGTCAGTAATGacagacagctgcagctcagccattttcttcattttgctGTCCATGTCGATCTTCTGCAGCAGGGCTCTGCTCTGGCTCCTCAGCAGCCGCACCGTGTCTTCTTTACCCTGACGCTTGGCCAAGTGTGAGGCACTGGCTGAGTGGATGGCTGTTACCCAGTTCTCCACATCTGTCTGATTCGATGCCTGAAGGAAGAGAACCACAGCCAAGCGGGTTATGGATGTCCCTGTGGACTTCACATATAACCCATTATAGTCAGATTATAGGAAGCTCGTTTTCAGAATACAGCACAGCGTCCAACACTAGCACCCTTTCAACTCTCAATCCAGCCCTGTGGTCCAGTGTTATTTTTAAcatctccctttttttttttaagcctttttATCCAAACTTTGAAGAAGTTTTCTGCTTCACCCCAAACGAGCCTTTTGGGTTCCAATTAGCAAATTCAGGCCAGTTAAACACTGATTTACCATGGAAAGGGGCATGTAGCATTGGGGGAATATCAAATTTTCATgctggatttttatttcttgatgAAGCTTGATGAAGACCAAACAATAGCCTTATTTTATGTcgtaattattttttcattgagAGCATCTACGTCAAACAATCCATTATTCAGTAACGACATACTTTTTATTGACTTGCACGCTAGCTTCGGGTGACTTTAAGACACAAAACTGGAGGGGTAAACACAATAGCGCTTTCTTTTCCTCGcatggaaacaaaaacaaaagttatacagggggaaaaaaaacccagacgAATATACATAACCCTGCAGTTCAGACATGTGCTGCCAATTTTTCATTACCATGCAGTTTACCAAGATATAGTTATGAAACTGGCAATGAGGGAACGTATTATGTAGACCAACATAGTCATTATGAGCTAGAACAGcaacacataaaacacattCCTGGGCATAATGTGGTTTCTGAACACAACACTGCTACAAGTTtgcacagaattttttttttctattataagGCATCCTGTTACTTCATGTTCCATGGTATGTGCTGAAACTGTGAAAATATAAATAGCATATGTAAATTGACAGAGTGGTCCGTCTAGAGGTTACCGGATGCTCTCAGTCACTTTTGGATATGGGAGTCTGCcagatgctgtaaatgtaaatacaaaccTGAAAAAGGTAGACGTCTCCATAAGCATTACTCAAACAGAAAACGTTTTCCTTCTTTGGGTGCTCAGGGACTGCCTGGACAATGCTATCCTCGGCAAGCAGGACGTAGCGTGGGGACATTTCCTGTTCCGGGCAGCTCTTCCCATCTGCCTCACTCAATAGGAGCATACAACCTGTTAAAGGACAGTACAGTGTGTTACTGGAAATGGCGGTGCTCTTCCAACAAGAATCAGAAAATCGCCAGTTCATTCCCACTAGCTATCTCTACCCAACTAGAAAGGGTGAAGACagcagagacaaagagagagaaaaaatgccATCCACAATACATGGCCTATTATGCTCTCTTggactattttaaaaaagcatgaacAGCTATGGCGTTACCATAATTTCAATAATTTGGTTGAACACTTTTATGTTGCACCAAACCAGAGCTGTTTTTACAATAATGTATCAGTCAGATGTGCTGGAATGAACAGAACTGGACTCACCTTTAAGTGTAACCCAATATTGTCTCCACCGCCGGCGTGCCACCAGTTCCAGTTTGCGCTCTTTATGCACGCTGATGAGTGGTTTGAAGGCAAGTCGCCCAGCCCTTCGCACCACCCCTTGTTCTTTTTCAAACAGCAGTTCCATCTGTTCCAAAGAGCTCAGAGACCCACTGCTGCTCTCAGCCTGCTCTCCCTCGACCTCTTCCCACTCCTGGAGAGCATCACCCATTTCCAGCTCCTGCATGAAGTTCTCGTAGACATTTTGGTTTTGCTGAGTATTTGTTTCTGTTAGAGAGCAGGCGGAGCGCGTCTGGCTGTTCAGGAGATTCCAGCATGGGTCAAGCAGTTGAACGCTGGAGTCACCCACCAGGCCATCCACAGCGCTTGTGAAGGTCTCTGAGGGCTCCTGAGAGCATAATGATGATAAACACATATGGTGAAGTGCTAAAGAGAAgtgtaaacatttacacacactcgtGGGACGAGGTCACCACTGCACTAAAATGTATCTTAAGTGGGGTTTCACACATTTGCAGGACATACTGTGGTGTGGTAAAATGTGACTACAAAGGTCAGTCTCGTCTGCATATATCTAATCATGCAGGCCTGATATCCCATAAGCTAGAAACAACAAAACTAATCTCAAAACACATTTACACCCACATAGGATAGTCTGAGCCTGTGCCAAAATTACATGCTGACGTGAAACCTTCATTCATTTGATACAAGGCATGCATAAACCATTATGACTGATCAGATAAAGAGCACAAGAACCAAGTAGCTGTGATGTTTCGccttttatcttttattctCACCTGCAATCTTCGTTTTTTCCTGCTCAGGCTTCCAGTCCAATCACTAATGCGCTGGATGCGGCTCTTGAGCGAGTCCTTCCTCGAATTAACATCACCACCACCTGATTTTCTGCAGGGCAGTGTGAAGGAGGCGAAAGGTTGGTTTGCTTGGTTTTCATCCTTAGTAATGGAATGGAGATCAGGAGGATCCTGGACCTGGTCTTCAGGAAGGATACCAATTGTGGGAAACGGGCCGGTCAAGTTTGGGTCGGCATAAATGTTACCGAAAGACTTGAATCCAAAGTCCTTCTGCTCTGTGTGGAGTAAAACCGAATCTCCAATACCGCTGTCCTCCTCTGTCGCCTGACACAGGATCTCATCTGCATGGCATTCCATAGTGGAAGGAGGGCAGCTGGTATCCTCGGTACGGGTGGAAGAGAGTGTAGTATATCCGCTGCTGTCATCCGAAGGCTGGTTAGCGGTGAAAACATTGTCACAGAGCTCCGTCGCAGCACCCCATGGAGAATCATACCAGGATTCCTCAGAACTGATAGAAGAACCTTTGCTGTCTCTCAAAGTCAATTCCATGGGTGCAGCACAGAGATCATTGTCCAGGCCTCTTCTTCCATTGGTGAACTCCACCCTCAAGCTTCCATCCCCACTCAAGAGCACCTTGGGACTGCTCTTTATTGGTGCAATTTCGGAGTTGGAGCTTCTTCCTGAAGCGTGAGTGTACTGACAATTCCCACGTGCCAGGATTGACCCATGGTCCCAGTCGCTGCTCTGCGGAGTCCCAGGATGCTTTGCATCAATGTAGTCATAATGGTAAGAGACGTATGGCTGACTACTTTTGTGTTGGTTCAAGCAGTTTCTGGAGGACCCACGAGTTTTAGAGGCTGATGCTCCTCCTGTGTTCCTCCACCAGCTATGGGGGGAGAGGATTTCCTCTTTGGATGAGTGCAGCTTCAGCGAGCACGGCCGTGACTTGCCAGGAATTATGAAGCTGCTGTGTTGGCTGTCTGTGTTTCCCATTCTGATCTGTAATACTGCACAGGATGACATTGTTAAGGAACTGGAAGTGGTTGTCTATTTTTGCATTTTCAGataaaaatactatttatttaaaacgtacACACTTCCACGAATCAAAGAGTCAACTACCCTACAGGAAGACTTGCACAGCCATCatcatgcagctttttcttaaTTCAAACTTGTAAAAATGTGCGCAAAATCATACTGTTAATCACTATCCTTAATTATGCCAATCTGTTCCCAgttaagaaaaacacacaagttAATGGTGGTAAATAGACCATTACATGAAAATAACTAGAACGTTACAACAGCACCATATcaaattcatttcttttttttttcctccaatatTCCACATCATCACGGTAAGGATACTGGAGAGAATAGAAGTTTCTATTACCAGTTGTGAAGCTGGCCTTCAGGATAAACAAGAATAATCCTTCATATTCCTTCTCTACTCGATCCTTTTCCTTCTCCAAACAGTCGTTTTGTCATCCTTTAACGTTCCTTGTAATCCTTTGTGCGATCCTTCGCTTATTTGgttcttctcttctttcttcCTCCCTGTTTCTCCCGCCGAcgttctgtctctctttctctctctctctctctctctctcttctccagCTGTCCTGCGGGCTCGCTTGCTCATCTGCGGGGAAACAGATGAGGGAGGAGCGTGTGTCAGAAACACAGCCAGcccttgtgtgtgtgctgtgccgTGCCGTGCTATGGGAAccccctccacctcctcctcctccttcaccacgtcctcctcctcctcctcctcctccttcaccACGTCCTCCTCCTCATCCCAAATCCAAACAGCGCTCATGCTTTCCTCTGGTGCCGCGTTCCATGACGTACCGCTACAAGGCTTTACAAGAACAGACTTCATTCTGACCCACTGTTTATTTTTGGTCATGGAAATTCCAAacaattttcattcattttctggCGACTGTAACCATAACGGCTGTAGGGTAACGTATACTTCCAAACAAGGCTCCACGTCATGCTGTCAAGAAAACATTGGACGTTTAAGTCGTGTTTGTTGTTCAAGGGAATCTTTTGGGGGGTTTTTCTTGCCCTTTCAGCACAAGGTGCATGTCTGTAGCTGCTGGGGGAGTTTTTGTGTCTTGTGCAGGCCAGCTGCAGCCAAGCACACCAACACCCATCCTTCCTTAGAACACATCCCTAAACTTTGACCCCCCAAGTGAGTTTGAGTGTGAGCTTGTGGAGGAGGTGTCCTCTGCTGCTCAATGAAACAGGACGTTGGTTACAGCTCATTGTTTCTTCATGTTATATTAAAGCGGTCCAATGCGATGAAGCACAGAGACCTTTTCAGATGGCGGCCGCACAGAAGCAGCCAATGAGACGACAGCCGCGGCAGTAAGGCAGAACGAGAGCATTGTGAGATCCCTGTTCGATCTGAATATTCTGAATGGCTACGTGCCACTTGCTGAATCTTTTGTTGTGTTCCTCAGCCCCAGTGGCCATCTGCT harbors:
- the LOC128515231 gene encoding rho guanine nucleotide exchange factor TIAM2, whose protein sequence is MGNTDSQHSSFIIPGKSRPCSLKLHSSKEEILSPHSWWRNTGGASASKTRGSSRNCLNQHKSSQPYVSYHYDYIDAKHPGTPQSSDWDHGSILARGNCQYTHASGRSSNSEIAPIKSSPKVLLSGDGSLRVEFTNGRRGLDNDLCAAPMELTLRDSKGSSISSEESWYDSPWGAATELCDNVFTANQPSDDSSGYTTLSSTRTEDTSCPPSTMECHADEILCQATEEDSGIGDSVLLHTEQKDFGFKSFGNIYADPNLTGPFPTIGILPEDQVQDPPDLHSITKDENQANQPFASFTLPCRKSGGGDVNSRKDSLKSRIQRISDWTGSLSRKKRRLQEPSETFTSAVDGLVGDSSVQLLDPCWNLLNSQTRSACSLTETNTQQNQNVYENFMQELEMGDALQEWEEVEGEQAESSSGSLSSLEQMELLFEKEQGVVRRAGRLAFKPLISVHKERKLELVARRRWRQYWVTLKGCMLLLSEADGKSCPEQEMSPRYVLLAEDSIVQAVPEHPKKENVFCLSNAYGDVYLFQASNQTDVENWVTAIHSASASHLAKRQGKEDTVRLLRSQSRALLQKIDMDSKMKKMAELQLSVITDHKNRKAVEGQIQQWEQNLEKFNMELFRMRCYLASLQGSEQPNPKNLLAVASRQSKIALGRLGVFSVSSFHALTCTRDEASLRRRSRSQSRAARNKRGIFSSQKGLDSLNRRNREKRQSLSQVFEGHSDGTLGHPAMQSSSELKQLDPALYDLQLKRCSGPQVEISSAANSDLVYDELEVCPLNAFTLTISRPDTAVDFGFAVTGHVDGLRTSHIYVSEVNPQGLAFTNGLKAGDEILAVNNASVSTLDLGLIHTLFGEQTLRLVLRREEGVADEQGGAWPGCDPCDPYGTVPASSAPCCPAPTSHSTQTQFSSSDCSQLLEVPGDAAAPLSGDVCDKDNRCRKNMKQGCSLYRPYPEDESLAAEVYRNPYSADGSTARGSPRHMTITERLRKVIQELVDTEKSYVKDLSCLFEIYLKPLERETFLSRGEMESLFGSLPEMLDFQRVFLQTLEEKTSSSPDSITLQTAEQLKKLLSSLGGSFLYYADHFKLYSGFCANHIKVQKVLERAKTDRTFKEFLEERNPTKQHSSTLESYLIKPVQRVLKYPLLLRELVSLTDPESEEHSHLTDALRAMEKVASHINEMQKIYEDYGTVFDQLVAEQCSTKKEVTEISMGEFIIHGSALWLNPMTSLGRMRKEPELTVFIFKRAVILVYRESIKLKKRMTASRSGDLDHFKFRWLIPATSLHLRPGNSAGSENPCLWELVHTKSEVEGRPETVFQLCSSSLESKVNVVKAIRCVLRENAKRSAPAERGFRDNLTFPRRNHQATVRSRSWTKILQPGEGHLLGGDTHSEPGIPKNPCPSLGTGARLGSLTNSLEAQLQRLSFMEEVPQEARSRNSSHMTMMENASDMDVGSLLVRDYSVQSLNSAVNEGGFYDTVMGVQKAAISTL